The genome window CGATTTCCGATATGCAGGATCAGTTACAAGCCTGGTATCTCTAAAACAGGCCAAATATGTACGTGAAGATTATGAAGACGGAAAAGCCTTTATCTTCTATAAGCATATGCGGACCCCCGGTCTTTCTGAAAATTTTTACAAGAGCCTGCAGCAGGATGAAGGTATATTCCTGACAAAGGGCGAGGTTGTAAATGTATCGGACAATGGCGGCAACCTGCTTATTGAAGCTGACGATACCCTTCTGGGATCAAAAATCAAGGTCAAGGCCGATATGGTTGTACTGGCTGCCGGTATGGTCCCGGTTACCAGGGACGATCCGGTAATCAACCTTGCATACAGGCAGGGTCCCGGTTTTCGTGACAACGCGCTTTTTGATGATTATGCCGATTCCAACTTCATCTGTTTTCCATATGAAACACAGAGAACAGGCGTTTATGCGGCCGGATGTATCCGCAGAGGCATGACCATCGAGGAATCTATTGAAGACGCTTCCGGCGCGGCCCTGAAAGCGATTCAATGTCTGGAATCCGTAAATAGAGGTGTGTCGGTTCATCCCAGATCCGGGGATATGACATTTCCTGATTTCTTTTTCCAGAGATGTACCCAGTGCAAACGGTGTACGGAAGAATGTCCTTTCGGGGCCCTGGATGATGATGAAAAAGGGACACCAAAACCTAACCCGACCAGGTGCAGGCGCTGCGGTACATGCATGGGAGCCTGTCCTGAACGTATTATCGGGTTCGCCGATTATAACATCGACAGCATCGGATCGATGGTCAAGGCCATCAGTGTGCCGTCTGAAGATGACTATGACGAGCCGCCCATGAGGATACTCGGTCTGGTATGTGAAAATGATGCCTACCCTGCCCTGGATATTGCCGGCTTAAATCGCCTTACATATTCGGCGGATGTCAGGTTTATCCCGGTGCGCTGCCTTGGTTCCGTCAATGTTATATGGATCAAGGATGCATTCTCGCAAGGCCTGGACGGAGTCTTTTTGCTGGGCTGTAAACATGGTGATGATTATCAGTGCCATTTTGTAAAGGGCAGTGAACTGGCTGACATCAGAATGCAGAAGATCGGTGATGCCTTGGAGAGTCTTGCTCTTGAGGCGGAACGAGTCGCTCAATTCGAAGTTGCAATTGACGACTATGAAAAACTCCCGAAAATGATAAATGATTTCGTTGAAATGATAGAAGGTATCGGACCGAACCCCTTCAAAGGGTTCTAAACGTTAAGTTTTTAATTGAGGGTGGCAAACAAACACCACCCTCAATTTAAATAGTGTCCGAACGAAAACTAGAAAATTTTTTCAAGTTCTTTTTTCAAGTTCTTTTTTCAAGTTCAAGGAAGACAAAAATTGGGAAAATTAGCAGTTTTCGTTCAGGCACTAAATATATGGAGGTGTTAATATGACTGACAGATGCCTGATTCAGCCTGATGTTGATTTTATAAAGCAAGTTGTCGGGCTTGGGGGCGATACTCTGAAAAAGTGCTTTCAATGTGCCACATGTTCCGTGGTATGCCCTATTTCTCCTGATAACAAACCCTTCCCCAGAAAGGAGATGATTGCGGCATCCTGGGGTTTAAAAGACAGGCTGGTCGGTAACGGTGATATATGGCTCTGCCATAATTGCGGTGACTGTTCCACAATGTGTCCTCGGGGTGCAAATCCGGGTGATGTTCTGGGAGCGATACGCTCCTATGCCATTAACGAATACGCACCATCAAAAACCTTGGGAGAAGCAGTTAATAATCCTAAAAAACTGCCGCTGCTGCTTGGCATCCCGGCGCTGTTGTTTGCTCTGCTTGCATGTATAACCATGTTTTGCGGTGGCACCATGGAAACTATTTTTCATGCCGTTGGCCTGGAATGGTACCATGGAGGACATGGCGATACCATTGCCCATGCCAATTTTTTTTCAACCTGGTTTGTTGATCTTGTTTTTGTTCCTTTGACCGCCTGGGTAGTTATTAACTTTACAATCGGCCTTAAGAGATTTATCAAAGATATACATGAAAATGCGCTGCTTGAAGAAAAGACCGATAAAAAAAATATTGATGTCGGAGGGTTTATCCAGGCTTTCCTGAAGATAATACCCACAATAATCAAGCATGACAAGTTTACTGAATGCAGTGAAAATCAGGATCGTGCTACAGCTCATCTGATGGTTCTTTACTCTTTTATCGGTTTGTTTATTGTAACCACTATTTTCTTTGTAGTATTATATGTTTTCCACATACCAGGCCCCTATCAGCAGATTAATCCTGTAAAATGGCTGGCTAACATCAGCGGGCTGGCTCTTGTTATCGGCAGTATCATGATGATAAAAAATCGTCTGGCAAAAAAAGATCAGGTTTCGGTCTACAAGGACTGGTACTTGTTAGGTCTTGTTCTGGGGCTCGGGCTTTCCGGTATGCTGACGGAGATGACCAGGCTGGCCGGATTGGCGGGACTGACATATTTTATATATCTTGTACATCTTGTCTTTGTTTTTAACCTGTTTGCATTTCTGCCTTACTCCAAGCTGGCACATCTGGTTTACAGAACTGTTGCAATGGCTTATGCAGAGTACGGGAACAGGAAATAACTGTAGGGGTTCAAAATTTTGAACCCCTACTTCGCTATTTTAAACCCCTACTTCGCTTGAGGATATAACAAAAAAGGGAAGGTTTAAAAAACCTTCCCCTTTTTTTAGACATTCCTGTAGGGGTTCAAAATTTTGAACCTCTACATTGTTAATTTTGAAACATTGTTAATGGGGTTCAAAATTTTGAACCCCTACAGTTTATTTGCCGCCGGTTGCTGCTGCGTGAGTTTTAATCTCAACCTTTTCTGTGAGGTTGCTATAGTATTCACGAAGAATCTCGAGAACTTCTTCCCGGCCAAAGTGATCCGGAATCGGAGTACCTTCCGACAGACCCTTGCGCAGCATTGTGCCGGAAAGCATAACCCTGTCTTCCTTGGCATGCGGGCAGGTTCTAAGGGAGGCCATTCCGTCGCATTTGTGGCAATAGAATGTCCAGTCTATCTTTAAGGGAGTACACAGAAGCGCTTTGCCTGGTTCAGACGGGGTTGGAATTTTATCAAAAATTGTCTGAGCTTCAAACATACCGTAAAAATCACCTACACCGGCATGGTCACGCCCGATTATCATTTTTGAACAACCATAATTCTGGCGGAAAGTAGCATGCAGGAGGCCTTCCCGGGGACCGGCATAACGCATATCAAGCGGGTAACCACCCTGTAATACATTAGCTTCTACAAAATAATTCTTTACAAGCGCGTCAATACATTTAACACGCACCTCAGCGGGAATATCGCCTGGTTTCAGGTTTCCAACCAGGGAATGAATGTAAACGCCGTCGCATACTTCTACTGCAATCTTGCAAAGGTATTCATGGGATCTGTGCATCGGGTTTCTGAGCTGCAGGGCAGCCACTTCACTCCAGCCCCTATCTTCAAACATTTTCCTGGATTCTGCCGGTCTAACGTAGATTCCTGGATATTTTTCCGGATATTCGCCTTCGCTAAGCACTTTAACAGGGCCAGCCAGGTTTACATCCTTTTGACCCATTACCATCTGAACACCTGGATGATCATCCTGTGCAATTTCCCAGAACTCTTTTGGAGTAGGAGTGCCCTCACCCATATAGACCTTTTCGCATTCATATTTCTTGTCTGCCTCGGTCATTTCATACTTCTCGGTAACTTTCATGGTTGCCATGATTTCACCGGCGCCGGTCACAAGGGCTATCTCGTCGCCGTCATTAATCGCGTCGGCATCCGCCTTGTCCGCAGAAAGGGTAACCGGAATTGGCCAAAATGTGCCATCCGCAGTAAGGAAATCATCGCATACGCCCTTCCAGTCGGCTTTTGTCATAAAACCTGTCAGAGGGCTGAATCCGCCAATACCCATCATGATCAGATCGCCCTCTTCACGTGGTGAAATAGTTATTTTTTTAAGACCTTCAGCTTTTTTCTTTTCAGCTTCAAGCTCTGCGCCCTCAAGAAGGCAGCAGGTCAAGCCTTTTCCGCCATGCGGAGCTACTAGATTTGCCATAAGTATTCAATCTCCTTTTAATTAAAATCGATTAAAAAAAAAATCTTATCAAAAAAACCTGTTACAGGTTAAAATTTTAAAAAAAACTAATAGATTTTTATTAAGTTATTATGCTTTTGTCAAGATTAATCAAGCAAGGCTGCTCTGGGTGTTATTTGATCTTTTACCACCCGCCGGTAATACCATTAGCTGTATTTTGTAAAATTTCTTCAATACCTCCGGGTTGGCGCAAGAAGTTGATAAAAACTTCTGCCGGCTTTGCCATGTATGAATCACCACCAGCCAAATAATCTGCCGCACCAACAGCATAGAGAATAAAAAATCCATAAAGAATACCAAGAATTATCAAATGCCCTGATTTCATCTCTTTGCTGAAATAGTAGACTGCCACTGTAATTACGCTTACGATTAATAACATTATTCTAATGTCTATTATGGTTGGGCCTGCTTCAATAAAATCAATTTTTTGACCTGTAATTACAAGAAAGAGACCGAGAGGAAGCCCCATGCTTATAGTAACATCAAATATATTGGAACCGAATACATTTGATAAGGCATCGTCGTGATTTCCTTTTTTTGCATCCCTGATTGAAATTATAGTATCCGGCACACTACTTACCGCTGCAACGAGAATTAATGCTATGAATAAAGGATTAATTCTCATTGCATCAGCTATCCCCTTACAACTTTCCACCAAACCTGCACAAGCCGCTGCAATAACGACCATTGAAAGCAAAAACAATATCCAGCTCCGGCCTGTGCAGCCTTTCGGTGATTTAAACTGAAACTTTGTGAACCATGAATCTACTGCTTCATGTATATTTTTTTTTACATTTTTATTGTTTTTCATGGAAAGCAGGGTATATGCAAGGTAAATAAAATAAAATGCCGTAAAAGCCCAACCATGCCAATGGGTTATGTAATCACTGGACAATAAAACCAAAAGCAGGACTTCTGCCGCAATAAGGAAGAGACCATCCCTGAGAATCACTTTTTTGCTTATTCTCACACCAGTTAAAGCGGTTGCCAGAACAACCTGAATTACCAGCATGGGAATGACAATGCTATTGAAAATAGCTGACCCTGCATTAGCGCCTATACTTGCAGCTAAATCCCGGCCAAGATTTTCATGTAACGCAAAAACAAGAAAAAATACAGTTGTTAATAACTCAGGCATGGACGAACCAATGGCATTTAAAGTTGCCCCTTTTACGCCTTCACTTAAACTACGGCCGAGATAGTTTGTTGCAGCTTCGAAAACATCGCAGGATCGAGCCATTACAACTGAGCAAAATATCATTAAAATTAAGCCTCCATACCATGTATGAAGAAACAGATGTGCAATTCCCATTTAATATTTTTCCTCGGGGTTCACTTAAAAATTAGCTATTTTGGTGGATTCGTCGCTTACGCTCCTTAATCCACCCTACGATTCAGGTCACCAAGGTAAGTTTGTAGGGTGGATTAAGCGAAGCGAATCCACCAAAACCTGTAAATTCAATCAGCCATAAAGTGCCCTGCTTTAAGTTGGCAGCCATCACATTCTTATCTTTACCGCCTTTGCATGGGCGTCAAGTCCTTCTATTTCAGCAAGACGAATAATATCCCCTGCTTCCCCCATAAATGCCTCCTGCGAATAATGAATAAGGCTGGTTTTTTTAATAAAATGGTCAACGGACAGGGCTGAAGCATATCTGGCAGTACCGGCGGTGGGAAGAACATGGTTCGGGCCTGCCATATAGTCTCCCACAGGTTCAGGCGTATAATTGCCGACAAAAAGGGCTCCGGCATTACGTATCCTCCCGATATGCTCAAAAGGGTCTTTGATATGCAACTCAAGATGCTCAGGCGCTATCCGGTTTGCAAGCTCAATAGCATTATCAAGGTCAGGCACAACTATGACTGTGCCGAATTTTTCAATCGATGCTTTTGCAATTTCAAACCGTTGCAGATTAGTAATCTGATCCTTGACAGCCCTTACAACTGCTTGGGCTTTCTTCCTGGAATCTGTTACCAGGATGGAAGATGCCAAAGGATCGTGCTCCGCCTGGGACAGAAGATCGGCCGCGACAAATTCGGGGATTGCGGTTTCATCAGCGATTATCAGGATTTCACTAGGACCGGCAATCAAGTCAATACCGGTTTTGCCGGATATAATTTTTTTTGCAAGGGTAACATAAATATTGCCGGGGCCGACAATAACGTTTGCCCTGGGAACGGATTCGGTTCCATAAGCCAATGCCGCAATAGCCCACGCACTTCCAATCTTGTATATATCATGAACTCCAGCCTTTTTTGCAGCAACAATAAGATGAGGATTAATACTCCCGTCTTCCCTGGGGGGCGTTACCATGACAATATTTTTTACACCAGCTATTACAGCAGGAATTGCACCCATAAGTACAGATGAAACAAGCGGTGTTTGCCCGCCTTTACCACCCGGCACATAAATACCGGCCGTATCAAC of Desulfosarcina sp. BuS5 contains these proteins:
- the qmoC gene encoding quinone-interacting membrane-bound oxidoreductase complex subunit QmoC; the protein is MTDRCLIQPDVDFIKQVVGLGGDTLKKCFQCATCSVVCPISPDNKPFPRKEMIAASWGLKDRLVGNGDIWLCHNCGDCSTMCPRGANPGDVLGAIRSYAINEYAPSKTLGEAVNNPKKLPLLLGIPALLFALLACITMFCGGTMETIFHAVGLEWYHGGHGDTIAHANFFSTWFVDLVFVPLTAWVVINFTIGLKRFIKDIHENALLEEKTDKKNIDVGGFIQAFLKIIPTIIKHDKFTECSENQDRATAHLMVLYSFIGLFIVTTIFFVVLYVFHIPGPYQQINPVKWLANISGLALVIGSIMMIKNRLAKKDQVSVYKDWYLLGLVLGLGLSGMLTEMTRLAGLAGLTYFIYLVHLVFVFNLFAFLPYSKLAHLVYRTVAMAYAEYGNRK
- the hisD gene encoding histidinol dehydrogenase — encoded protein: MKTYYYPSESAKKRVQLILNRDTGFKKKDLQSVSRIIEDVCKHGDIALIKYTNRFDAPELSIESLRVTEQEIEAAFLAIEDDFTCSLDKAIKQIEEFHRLQKSKSWISTERQGTILGQLVNPVDTAGIYVPGGKGGQTPLVSSVLMGAIPAVIAGVKNIVMVTPPREDGSINPHLIVAAKKAGVHDIYKIGSAWAIAALAYGTESVPRANVIVGPGNIYVTLAKKIISGKTGIDLIAGPSEILIIADETAIPEFVAADLLSQAEHDPLASSILVTDSRKKAQAVVRAVKDQITNLQRFEIAKASIEKFGTVIVVPDLDNAIELANRIAPEHLELHIKDPFEHIGRIRNAGALFVGNYTPEPVGDYMAGPNHVLPTAGTARYASALSVDHFIKKTSLIHYSQEAFMGEAGDIIRLAEIEGLDAHAKAVKIRM
- a CDS encoding sodium:calcium antiporter, with the protein product MIFCSVVMARSCDVFEAATNYLGRSLSEGVKGATLNAIGSSMPELLTTVFFLVFALHENLGRDLAASIGANAGSAIFNSIVIPMLVIQVVLATALTGVRISKKVILRDGLFLIAAEVLLLVLLSSDYITHWHGWAFTAFYFIYLAYTLLSMKNNKNVKKNIHEAVDSWFTKFQFKSPKGCTGRSWILFLLSMVVIAAACAGLVESCKGIADAMRINPLFIALILVAAVSSVPDTIISIRDAKKGNHDDALSNVFGSNIFDVTISMGLPLGLFLVITGQKIDFIEAGPTIIDIRIMLLIVSVITVAVYYFSKEMKSGHLIILGILYGFFILYAVGAADYLAGGDSYMAKPAEVFINFLRQPGGIEEILQNTANGITGGW
- the sat gene encoding sulfate adenylyltransferase, which codes for MANLVAPHGGKGLTCCLLEGAELEAEKKKAEGLKKITISPREEGDLIMMGIGGFSPLTGFMTKADWKGVCDDFLTADGTFWPIPVTLSADKADADAINDGDEIALVTGAGEIMATMKVTEKYEMTEADKKYECEKVYMGEGTPTPKEFWEIAQDDHPGVQMVMGQKDVNLAGPVKVLSEGEYPEKYPGIYVRPAESRKMFEDRGWSEVAALQLRNPMHRSHEYLCKIAVEVCDGVYIHSLVGNLKPGDIPAEVRVKCIDALVKNYFVEANVLQGGYPLDMRYAGPREGLLHATFRQNYGCSKMIIGRDHAGVGDFYGMFEAQTIFDKIPTPSEPGKALLCTPLKIDWTFYCHKCDGMASLRTCPHAKEDRVMLSGTMLRKGLSEGTPIPDHFGREEVLEILREYYSNLTEKVEIKTHAAATGGK
- a CDS encoding FAD-dependent oxidoreductase, translating into MDKKYGVYICTGCGIGDALDMEELCGVPEEEGFSVKTHPFLCGKEGLDLIKKDIADDGVNTLIIAGCSRRVNYDVFKFDGCIVDRVNLREQVVWSHPRSEFPALTEEQKDDEEHFDSLQMLAEDYVKMGMARVEKIDLPEPFLLESISKKILVIGGGITGISAALDAAKTGYEVTIVEKESSLGGFAAKVRKQIPVVEPYDGLIPPIVDAKIKEVEAESNITVKTGTIVARIAGQPGEFTVTFKKPGEKIEFDVPFPLPDDMKVDEDGKELDVDKLFEVYTEYNKGKNDILALDPDGELFGAVILAAGWRPDDLEGVDVEHLGSGNLKDVVTNSQFEEIAAKGKILRPSDGKEAKSVVFIQSPDKGDDSDFRYAGSVTSLVSLKQAKYVREDYEDGKAFIFYKHMRTPGLSENFYKSLQQDEGIFLTKGEVVNVSDNGGNLLIEADDTLLGSKIKVKADMVVLAAGMVPVTRDDPVINLAYRQGPGFRDNALFDDYADSNFICFPYETQRTGVYAAGCIRRGMTIEESIEDASGAALKAIQCLESVNRGVSVHPRSGDMTFPDFFFQRCTQCKRCTEECPFGALDDDEKGTPKPNPTRCRRCGTCMGACPERIIGFADYNIDSIGSMVKAISVPSEDDYDEPPMRILGLVCENDAYPALDIAGLNRLTYSADVRFIPVRCLGSVNVIWIKDAFSQGLDGVFLLGCKHGDDYQCHFVKGSELADIRMQKIGDALESLALEAERVAQFEVAIDDYEKLPKMINDFVEMIEGIGPNPFKGF